Proteins encoded in a region of the Flavobacteriales bacterium genome:
- a CDS encoding T9SS type A sorting domain-containing protein, with amino-acid sequence TGYHKVPFTTISSGMFNAVFPAHDGKVIAVGQSQSNINGGVNGFGVMRFNVDGSLDQTFSGDGMTLTNSSDFPNVFTTGKGKAIMLSDSSILYFPIVHTNGQNRLGLLKFDSQGNLDTSIGTNGLFVSDFIVADTHWQSMGVAKTSDDKVYVSTSPTTEYSFYLTRFLPTGELDSAYATNGSSIVPIGTAQVAAGQIELLDDGSTFQYGSADWHLGHARIVKRDADGNMITSFGNQGIASPGTPQFHVLLGALQVASGRFIGWGGGQEMAFFKFVADPETERFYEAGEDLASCLGDTLTLDAGPGYLDYAWSNGVDSQHTQVTYTGDYIIQIMDTRECHDEDTIHVEFYPPPPTPSIEVNDYVLTTTASGILQWYLDGEIIPGATGNTLEAEVSGDYTLEVTDVNGCSTVSATVTLTGVGLSDSLVKRLSVYPNPSQGTFYIQNWVQGTKLNILNSLGQVVAYEITPQGMLTIATEQSGIYMLYLADEKEVSTIRLMLR; translated from the coding sequence GGAGGAGTCAATGGCTTTGGAGTGATGCGCTTCAATGTGGATGGGAGTCTTGATCAGACTTTCTCCGGTGATGGTATGACCTTGACGAACAGCTCTGATTTCCCTAATGTATTTACTACAGGAAAAGGAAAAGCAATCATGCTCAGTGATAGCAGTATTCTCTACTTTCCTATTGTACATACCAACGGCCAGAACAGACTGGGCCTTTTGAAATTCGATAGTCAGGGGAATTTGGATACCTCTATCGGCACTAATGGGCTCTTTGTTTCGGATTTCATAGTCGCGGATACACATTGGCAATCCATGGGTGTGGCCAAGACCTCGGATGATAAGGTATATGTGAGCACTTCTCCTACGACCGAGTATTCATTCTATCTCACTCGTTTTCTACCCACTGGAGAATTGGACTCCGCATATGCTACCAATGGCTCCAGCATTGTACCTATAGGGACCGCACAGGTAGCCGCAGGCCAAATAGAGCTACTTGACGATGGATCAACTTTCCAATATGGCTCGGCAGACTGGCACCTTGGTCATGCACGTATTGTGAAACGTGATGCAGATGGAAATATGATCACGTCTTTTGGAAACCAAGGAATAGCTAGTCCAGGTACTCCCCAATTTCATGTGTTGCTCGGTGCTCTACAAGTTGCCTCTGGGAGATTCATCGGTTGGGGAGGCGGTCAAGAAATGGCCTTCTTCAAGTTCGTGGCCGATCCTGAGACCGAACGCTTCTATGAGGCTGGAGAAGATCTCGCATCATGCTTAGGTGACACCCTGACCCTGGATGCTGGCCCTGGATATCTAGATTATGCATGGAGCAATGGGGTGGACAGCCAGCACACCCAAGTGACCTATACGGGTGACTATATCATCCAGATCATGGATACCCGGGAGTGCCACGATGAAGACACCATACATGTGGAATTCTATCCTCCTCCCCCTACTCCGAGCATTGAAGTCAACGATTATGTCCTCACCACTACCGCGAGCGGGATCCTTCAGTGGTATCTCGATGGGGAGATCATCCCCGGAGCTACAGGAAATACTCTTGAAGCTGAAGTGAGCGGAGACTATACCCTGGAGGTCACCGATGTGAACGGGTGTAGCACCGTATCTGCCACGGTGACTCTTACGGGGGTCGGTCTCAGTGACTCTCTAGTGAAACGCCTATCGGTATATCCCAATCCGAGTCAAGGCACCTTCTACATACAGAATTGGGTACAAGGAACGAAGCTGAACATCCTCAATTCTCTTGGACAGGTAGTGGCTTACGAGATCACACCGCAAGGCATGCTCACCATTGCGACAGAGCAATCTGGAATCTATATGCTATATCTAGCAGATGAAAAAGAAGTATCTACTATCCGCTTGATGCTAAGATGA
- a CDS encoding sensor histidine kinase, with product MIGPTVSSTPRPCFQVWMILCLILITCEPVQAQNDPQGSDTDTATDELQYRIERISELRSEGDTTYYQDIPDLIAQAEEVGRSDLWILSLLEYGLYHELNDRLESADSLYSQALNRAKEKNLTRSVGEAYFYIGNRYRFSGSYQKALSYFDSAMTRYRQVGDSSQIASVLFSQGVIMDHLGDLRSSTDHFYAALDMASAIKDSIRMGNCHNSLGILHIRAKDYPTAESHYRKALHIMQRERQMKDMGNITDNIGEVLRLQGELDSALIYGEKALEIRRSIQDLYGLTRGLQNVSLTHIELQDYEQAEARLLEAKSILEERNDPHGLIGTLNRLATVYQYQGNSERSVASAEQALLLAQMTGSKYYEKSVQRNLSHIYEQNGRYREALSYYQAYDHLKDSLFNSENQTHLDELETRYRSAEKDKELAQQASSLALKDAALKRRNLWIALISGLSLLIVLSLWSRNQSIQQKRRLEKAEKEQLLAERKIGYAEAMLNGQERERGRIAKDLHDGLGALLATAKMHLSQVQEGIDQLEKLKVSKKAGELLDTAYAEVRRISHDMMPASLEKFGLEEALRSLVNNLKSTGMEAQLEGTLGSNRLLKDLEFALYRIAQEAANNTLKYAEAGRFTLRLDRSTETIQMQIEDDGLGFDSGDISSTGLGLDNMRSRAGFFDGHVDIESVPGQGTRITVSIPLEHG from the coding sequence ATGATCGGACCCACAGTATCGTCCACACCCAGACCATGTTTCCAGGTATGGATGATCCTATGCTTGATCTTGATCACATGCGAGCCTGTACAAGCTCAAAACGACCCACAAGGTTCTGATACAGATACTGCGACCGATGAATTACAATATCGTATAGAAAGAATCAGTGAGCTCCGGTCAGAAGGAGATACCACCTATTATCAGGACATTCCCGATCTGATCGCTCAGGCAGAAGAAGTCGGTCGCAGTGACCTTTGGATACTCTCTCTACTCGAATACGGCCTGTACCATGAACTGAATGATCGACTGGAATCGGCCGACAGCCTGTATTCCCAGGCCTTGAACAGAGCAAAAGAGAAGAACCTCACACGATCGGTCGGTGAGGCCTACTTTTATATCGGAAATCGATATCGATTCTCCGGCAGTTACCAGAAAGCCCTATCATACTTCGACTCGGCCATGACCCGCTATCGGCAGGTAGGTGATAGCTCACAGATAGCCAGCGTGCTGTTCAGTCAAGGGGTCATCATGGACCACCTCGGTGACCTTCGATCCTCTACCGACCATTTCTATGCAGCCTTGGACATGGCTTCAGCAATCAAGGATTCCATCCGAATGGGAAATTGTCACAATAGCTTAGGTATACTGCACATACGTGCCAAAGATTATCCCACTGCCGAATCCCACTATCGAAAAGCACTCCATATCATGCAGCGTGAGCGCCAAATGAAGGACATGGGCAATATCACGGACAACATTGGTGAAGTCCTTCGTCTTCAAGGTGAATTGGATTCTGCTCTCATCTATGGTGAGAAGGCATTGGAGATTCGGAGGAGTATACAGGATCTATACGGCCTCACTCGGGGATTACAGAATGTATCTCTCACCCATATCGAACTCCAAGACTATGAGCAGGCCGAGGCCAGATTGCTGGAGGCAAAGAGCATTCTTGAAGAAAGAAATGATCCGCACGGACTGATCGGCACTCTGAATCGATTAGCTACCGTATATCAATATCAGGGCAACAGCGAGCGGTCTGTAGCCAGTGCAGAGCAAGCGCTACTTCTAGCTCAAATGACAGGTTCTAAATACTATGAGAAATCCGTCCAGAGAAACCTCTCACACATCTACGAACAGAACGGAAGGTATCGAGAAGCATTGAGCTACTATCAAGCCTATGACCATCTAAAGGACTCCTTGTTCAATTCTGAGAATCAGACTCATCTCGATGAATTAGAAACGCGCTACCGCAGCGCTGAAAAGGATAAGGAGCTGGCCCAACAGGCCTCTTCACTCGCCCTGAAGGACGCTGCCCTTAAAAGGAGGAATCTTTGGATCGCTCTCATCTCAGGACTTTCATTGCTTATCGTACTATCCCTTTGGTCCCGAAATCAATCCATTCAACAGAAAAGAAGACTAGAGAAGGCGGAGAAAGAACAGCTCTTGGCCGAACGTAAAATAGGCTATGCTGAGGCGATGCTCAATGGGCAAGAACGAGAACGAGGTCGCATCGCTAAAGATCTACATGATGGATTGGGAGCGCTACTTGCAACAGCCAAAATGCATCTAAGCCAAGTACAAGAAGGGATCGATCAATTGGAGAAGCTCAAAGTCAGCAAAAAGGCCGGTGAATTGCTGGATACGGCCTACGCAGAAGTCAGGCGTATATCTCACGATATGATGCCGGCCTCACTGGAGAAATTCGGACTCGAAGAGGCCCTACGCAGTTTGGTCAATAACCTGAAAAGCACGGGTATGGAGGCTCAGTTGGAGGGTACATTGGGTTCGAATCGACTACTCAAGGATCTGGAATTCGCCTTATACCGTATTGCTCAAGAGGCAGCCAACAATACGCTTAAATATGCAGAAGCAGGTCGTTTCACTCTCAGACTGGATAGAAGCACAGAAACAATCCAGATGCAGATCGAGGATGACGGCTTGGGATTCGATTCTGGAGACATCTCATCCACCGGATTGGGATTGGACAACATGCGCTCGCGAGCTGGATTCTTTGATGGACATGTAGATATCGAAAGTGTTCCCGGTCAAGGAACACGCATCACTGTGAGCATACCTTTGGAACATGGCTGA
- a CDS encoding response regulator transcription factor, giving the protein MAEPIRVLIVDDHAMFADGIRGLLDTESDILVKAIAHTGESALKQLIEQEVDVVLLDINLPDMDGIQVCKQIKEAGHVCAVIGLSMHEEEAFITRMLEQGAMGYLLKSADKVELINAIRAVHNNEFYYSKQVTQTLIDALMDHQGRSSHAQEKERRTVVLSEREQEVLQLIAEEWTTGEIAEKLSISHHTVETHRRHLLEKLDARNTAGMIRAGFQQGFLK; this is encoded by the coding sequence ATGGCTGAACCTATCCGAGTGTTGATCGTTGATGACCATGCCATGTTTGCAGATGGTATACGTGGATTGCTTGATACAGAGAGCGACATTCTGGTCAAGGCCATCGCACATACTGGAGAATCTGCCTTAAAACAACTCATAGAGCAGGAAGTGGATGTCGTACTGCTGGACATCAACCTACCCGATATGGATGGCATCCAAGTCTGTAAGCAGATCAAAGAAGCAGGTCATGTGTGTGCGGTCATCGGATTGAGCATGCATGAAGAAGAGGCTTTCATCACCCGGATGCTAGAGCAGGGGGCCATGGGATACTTGCTGAAAAGCGCAGACAAAGTAGAGCTCATCAATGCCATACGCGCTGTCCACAATAATGAATTCTACTATAGTAAACAGGTCACCCAGACCCTCATCGATGCCTTGATGGATCATCAAGGACGCTCAAGCCATGCCCAAGAGAAAGAGAGAAGGACAGTGGTGCTCAGTGAGCGTGAACAAGAGGTCCTGCAGCTCATTGCCGAGGAATGGACCACCGGTGAAATCGCTGAAAAACTCTCGATCTCACATCATACGGTAGAGACACATAGAAGGCATCTTCTAGAGAAACTGGATGCACGCAATACAGCCGGGATGATCCGGGCCGGATTTCAACAGGGGTTCTTGAAATAA
- a CDS encoding rod shape-determining protein RodA: protein MRTRGELIGSLDRPLLLMYLALIMIGWINIYAANYIPEHPNIFDTSREYGMQFIWICLGMVAGFSLLLFSGEFYRRNAIFIYGGVILLLIAVLLFGREVNGAKSWFGVGGFGIQPSEFSKIGTALVISTYLSDIGQKTPTRTSLLVSFGLIGLPALLILLQPDAGTLLVFSAFLLVLYREGLIGNIIFIGIGLLMVAISTLFLIKTQWEPIAGFVISGEVILTVSFLLIGVLVFFIIKQAVLPRFRKKNIRGLIMILIVSMISVWTISFIYHSDSFLKPHHKTRIDVLFGHKEDPSGAGYNVIQSKTAIGSGGFAGKGFLDGVLTKYKYVPMQSTDFIFCTVGEEWGFLGTTTVIILFMGLLLRIIHLAERQRSAFTRIFAYSVASIIFLHVLINIGMAIGLAPVIGIPLPFFSYGGSSFLNFTAMIFILLRLDSERLEVFR, encoded by the coding sequence ATGAGAACTAGAGGGGAACTCATCGGAAGTCTGGATAGGCCGCTGCTGCTCATGTATCTGGCCTTGATCATGATCGGATGGATCAATATCTATGCGGCCAACTATATCCCAGAACACCCGAATATCTTCGATACTTCGAGGGAATATGGTATGCAATTCATCTGGATATGCCTCGGAATGGTAGCCGGATTCTCGCTGCTCCTATTCAGTGGAGAATTCTATCGCAGAAATGCCATTTTCATATATGGTGGGGTCATCCTACTACTTATCGCGGTGCTGCTGTTCGGTCGGGAGGTCAATGGGGCGAAATCCTGGTTCGGTGTTGGGGGATTCGGTATACAACCCTCTGAATTCTCCAAGATCGGGACGGCATTGGTCATCTCCACTTATCTCTCGGATATTGGGCAGAAGACGCCTACACGCACATCTTTGCTGGTGAGTTTCGGACTCATCGGACTGCCGGCATTACTCATCCTACTCCAGCCAGATGCGGGTACACTCTTGGTATTCTCGGCCTTCTTACTCGTGCTCTATCGCGAGGGCTTGATCGGTAACATCATCTTCATCGGTATCGGCCTGTTGATGGTAGCTATATCCACGCTCTTTTTGATCAAGACCCAATGGGAACCCATTGCAGGATTTGTAATCTCGGGAGAAGTGATCCTCACTGTATCATTCCTGTTGATCGGAGTGCTGGTCTTCTTTATCATCAAGCAGGCCGTATTACCTCGATTCCGCAAGAAGAATATCAGAGGACTGATCATGATCCTCATCGTCTCGATGATCTCTGTTTGGACCATCAGTTTCATCTACCATTCAGATAGTTTTCTGAAGCCTCACCACAAGACTCGTATAGATGTATTATTCGGTCATAAGGAGGATCCGAGCGGAGCCGGATACAATGTCATTCAGTCCAAGACCGCCATAGGCAGCGGAGGATTTGCTGGTAAAGGCTTTCTCGATGGCGTGTTGACCAAGTACAAGTACGTCCCCATGCAGAGCACGGATTTCATCTTTTGTACAGTGGGAGAAGAGTGGGGATTCCTGGGTACTACTACGGTCATCATCCTATTCATGGGATTGCTCTTGCGCATCATCCACTTGGCAGAGCGACAGCGGTCTGCCTTCACGCGCATATTCGCCTATTCGGTGGCGAGCATCATCTTCTTGCATGTATTGATAAACATCGGGATGGCCATCGGACTGGCTCCGGTCATCGGGATACCCTTACCCTTCTTCAGTTATGGAGGAAGTTCATTCTTGAATTTCACCGCTATGATCTTCATCCTGCTACGGCTGGATTCAGAGCGCTTGGAGGTGTTCCGGTAA
- the mrdA gene encoding penicillin-binding protein 2, translating into MNLKDRRILVIALFLLIAVIFIGRLFQLQVLDDNWKYKAAQITERAVTKYPSRGVIYDRTGKLLVGNIAVYDLMVVPREVKDLDTTAFCRLVGIKEDVLADRLQRAKDYSYHKASAIVKQIPADEYVNIAEHINDFKGFYSQVRSMRAYPDSIAAHALGYISEVNSRIIENNSYYRSGDYIGANGVESIYEEVLRGNKGTEIMLVDVHNNVRGKFEGGRYDTASVAGRTITSALDIDLQKYGERLMQNKRGSIVAIEPASGEILAMINNPNFDPNLLVGRVRGENYSKLLNDTLKPLFNRAMQAKYPPGSTFKLVNALIGLQVGAVDTDTYHSCRGGYYFGSRRLGCHGHKSPLKLDYSIITSCNAYYCNVFKDILDSYPSTEEGYKEWREYVMRFGLGSRLQTDMTGEVDGFVPPHTYYDRYYGQGRWNPHTIISLSIGQGELGVTPMQMANMCATIANRGWYITPHIIREIDGSPLSDSTYTEVNHTGIDEAYFDIVVDAMEGVIERGTGRGVKYDDTAICGKTGTAQNPHGKDHSIFIAFAPKDNPQIALAVYVENVGYGSTWAAPITSLMIERYLTKQPTERKWVEDRILNADLMHEN; encoded by the coding sequence ATGAATCTCAAGGACAGACGCATATTGGTCATCGCACTCTTTCTGCTGATCGCGGTGATTTTCATCGGCCGACTGTTCCAATTACAGGTCTTGGATGATAATTGGAAATACAAGGCCGCACAGATCACAGAAAGGGCAGTCACCAAATATCCTTCACGGGGTGTGATCTATGATCGTACAGGAAAGCTCCTCGTAGGAAATATCGCGGTCTATGATCTCATGGTCGTGCCTCGGGAGGTCAAGGACTTGGATACGACCGCATTCTGCCGTTTGGTTGGGATCAAAGAAGACGTATTAGCTGACCGGCTTCAGCGTGCCAAAGACTATAGCTATCACAAAGCATCCGCTATCGTCAAGCAGATACCTGCCGATGAGTATGTCAACATCGCTGAGCACATAAATGACTTCAAGGGATTCTACAGTCAAGTCAGGAGCATGCGGGCATATCCCGATTCGATAGCTGCCCATGCACTCGGCTATATCAGTGAGGTCAATAGTCGCATCATCGAGAATAATAGCTATTACAGAAGCGGTGACTATATAGGGGCCAATGGGGTGGAGAGCATCTACGAAGAGGTGCTGCGTGGAAATAAGGGAACCGAGATCATGCTCGTGGATGTCCACAACAATGTGCGTGGAAAGTTCGAAGGTGGACGATATGACACGGCATCAGTAGCTGGACGTACCATCACCTCGGCTCTGGACATCGACCTTCAGAAATACGGTGAGCGCTTGATGCAGAACAAGCGAGGGAGTATCGTAGCCATCGAACCTGCCAGTGGTGAGATCCTGGCTATGATCAACAATCCCAATTTCGACCCCAACCTCTTGGTCGGGCGTGTAAGAGGTGAGAACTATTCCAAATTATTGAACGATACACTCAAACCCCTGTTCAACCGGGCCATGCAGGCCAAATACCCTCCGGGATCGACCTTCAAATTGGTCAATGCTCTCATCGGACTACAGGTGGGTGCGGTAGATACAGATACCTATCATTCCTGCAGAGGTGGGTATTATTTCGGGAGCAGGAGGTTGGGGTGTCATGGTCACAAGTCTCCACTTAAGCTGGACTATTCTATCATTACCTCGTGCAACGCATATTACTGCAATGTCTTCAAGGATATTCTCGATTCGTATCCCAGTACAGAGGAAGGCTATAAGGAGTGGCGTGAATATGTGATGCGCTTTGGACTAGGTAGTCGGCTGCAGACGGACATGACCGGAGAGGTGGATGGTTTTGTACCGCCTCATACATATTATGACCGCTACTACGGACAAGGGCGTTGGAATCCACATACCATCATCTCCCTCAGCATAGGTCAAGGTGAACTAGGTGTGACACCTATGCAGATGGCCAATATGTGTGCGACCATTGCCAATCGGGGTTGGTACATCACACCGCACATCATCAGAGAAATAGACGGTAGTCCACTGAGTGACAGTACCTACACCGAGGTGAACCATACCGGCATAGATGAAGCTTATTTCGATATCGTGGTAGATGCCATGGAAGGAGTGATAGAACGAGGAACCGGACGGGGAGTGAAATATGACGATACGGCCATATGTGGTAAGACCGGTACAGCACAGAACCCACATGGTAAGGACCATTCCATATTCATAGCCTTTGCCCCCAAGGATAATCCTCAGATCGCACTTGCAGTGTATGTAGAGAATGTGGGTTACGGCTCCACCTGGGCCGCACCTATCACCAGCCTTATGATAGAACGTTACCTCACCAAGCAGCCTACTGAGAGGAAATGGGTAGAGGATCGTATACTCAATGCGGACTTGATGCATGAGAACTAG
- a CDS encoding rod shape-determining protein MreD produces the protein MNRQVINNVIRFISLILVQGLLLSNVVLVGGRAQVYLYVLFIVMLPLRIAPGLAMLLSFFLGLGVDMFYDSPGLHASASVLAAFVRPYFIQILTPRDDYDINDRPTISRMGLFWFLRLAAGVIFTHSLWIFLLESFSLAGLGSSLVKAISTSLMTLLVSVVTVYLFTRRKI, from the coding sequence ATGAATAGACAGGTCATCAATAATGTCATTCGATTTATCAGTTTGATACTGGTACAAGGTCTCCTGCTGAGCAACGTGGTGCTGGTCGGTGGAAGGGCACAGGTGTATCTCTATGTACTCTTCATCGTCATGTTGCCCTTGCGTATCGCACCTGGATTGGCCATGTTGCTTTCGTTCTTCCTTGGTCTGGGGGTAGACATGTTCTATGATTCACCTGGCTTGCATGCCTCGGCATCAGTACTCGCAGCATTTGTTCGGCCATACTTCATCCAGATCCTTACACCCAGAGATGATTACGATATCAACGACAGACCTACTATCAGTAGAATGGGACTTTTCTGGTTCCTCCGATTGGCCGCAGGGGTGATCTTCACCCATAGTCTATGGATCTTCTTGCTGGAGAGTTTCAGCCTAGCGGGGCTGGGATCCTCACTTGTCAAGGCAATAAGTACATCACTTATGACATTGTTGGTCAGTGTGGTCACTGTATATCTCTTCACTCGTAGAAAGATCTGA
- the mreC gene encoding rod shape-determining protein MreC, with protein sequence MRDFIRFLDSYKNLLIFILFQVICLSLVFRTSVFQRGVFLSSVNEVSGSLYDMREDLRGYFHLQEENDQLGQENLSLIERSRIAFEQVDKNYALIDDTLFIKRFSFQYADVINSSKSKLNNYVTLNKGTRHGIESGMGVLSELSVVGRVIRVTENYALVMPVIHSDFQLAVQFADSRYFGYLTWPGDDFRMAKLGEIPTDATIEVGDRVITRGSGSSFPAGLEVGIVDRVELDEGGNFFDVHIELAVDMSKLNRVLLIKDLHRQELDSLTTGISLDE encoded by the coding sequence ATGAGGGATTTCATCCGTTTTCTGGATTCGTATAAGAATCTCCTCATCTTCATCCTCTTTCAGGTCATCTGTCTCTCGCTGGTATTCCGCACAAGCGTATTTCAGCGCGGAGTGTTCCTGAGTTCGGTCAATGAGGTGTCCGGTTCACTCTACGATATGCGAGAAGATCTCAGAGGATACTTCCATCTTCAAGAGGAGAATGATCAGCTGGGCCAAGAGAACCTTTCATTGATCGAGCGGTCCAGAATTGCCTTTGAACAGGTAGACAAGAACTATGCTCTGATAGATGATACCCTTTTCATCAAGCGCTTCTCCTTTCAGTATGCTGATGTCATCAATAGCTCCAAAAGCAAACTCAATAACTACGTTACCCTGAACAAAGGAACCCGTCATGGAATCGAGTCGGGGATGGGTGTGCTGAGCGAACTTTCCGTAGTGGGAAGGGTGATTCGTGTGACGGAGAATTATGCCTTGGTCATGCCCGTGATACACAGCGATTTCCAATTGGCCGTGCAATTTGCTGATTCTCGATACTTCGGCTATCTGACTTGGCCTGGAGATGACTTCAGAATGGCCAAACTGGGAGAGATTCCCACCGATGCGACCATCGAAGTGGGAGACCGTGTGATAACCAGAGGTTCGGGATCGAGTTTTCCTGCAGGTCTGGAGGTAGGAATTGTCGACAGGGTCGAATTGGATGAAGGGGGTAATTTCTTCGATGTGCATATAGAGCTAGCAGTAGATATGTCCAAGCTCAATCGTGTATTGCTCATCAAGGATCTCCATCGCCAAGAACTGGATTCATTGACTACAGGAATTTCTTTGGATGAATAG